The Bacillus sp. FJAT-27916 genomic interval CTTCCGCATTTATCGGCGGTCTTTTAAATATCAAACCGCTGCTTAATGTGGAAGAAGGCAAATTGATTCCACTTGAAAAATTCCGCGGAAAGAAAAAATTAATGCGCGCCGTCATGGATACAATGAAAGAACGCGGCGACCGTCTCGACCACCAAATCATCGGCATCAGTCATGGTGATGACATGAAAGAAGCGTTAGAATACAAGGCTCTCATTGAAGAGACATTCCATCCAAAATCTGTTTATATTTCATCAGTCGGTGCAACAGTCGGTGCTCACTCAGGTCCTGGGACCATTGCAATCTTTTTCTTGAATCAGCTTCCTGAATAAACCATTTAGTGCATACATTATTTTTCCCCATTCACACCATACTAGACATGAATCAATCAATTAATTGGTCTAGGAGGCAATAAATAATGTCATATCATACATCTGACAATGATAAGAAAGCACGTGATAACCAAGCGAAGCATGAGATTAAAAATATTCAAGAAGAACAAAATCGAAAAGCTGGAAAAAAATCATTTTCCAAAAAAACCGATCATTTATGATGAAATCATAATTTACATCTTATAACGACTAAATAGAGGATTTCAATCAAAATCCTCTATTTTTTATTGAAATTGAATAAGTTCGGAATATTTC includes:
- a CDS encoding DUF3941 domain-containing protein: MSYHTSDNDKKARDNQAKHEIKNIQEEQNRKAGKKSFSKKTDHL